The proteins below come from a single Salvelinus fontinalis isolate EN_2023a chromosome 1, ASM2944872v1, whole genome shotgun sequence genomic window:
- the LOC129863173 gene encoding protein phosphatase 1B-like isoform X1, which translates to MGAFLDKPKTEKHNAHGEGNGLRYGLSSMQGWRVEMEDAHTATVGLPQGLDNWSFFAVYDGHAGSRVANYASKHLLGHIITHSMGPPGPEGVSPAPAPAVEMVKMGIRTGFLKIDEHMRNFSDLRNGMDRSGSTAVAVMFSPEHLYFINCGDSRAVLYRNAHVCFSTLDHKPCNPREKERIQNAGGSVMIQRVNGSLAVSRALGDYDYKCVDGKGATEQLVSPEPEVFEIERAQEDEFVVLACDGIWDVMTNEELCKFVKSRLEVSHDLEKVCNQVLDTCLHKGSRDNMSVVLVCFPNCPKVSEEAVKKDTELDKFLESRVEEIIEKAGEEGIPDLVTVMRNLSSESIPNLPPGGGLASKHSVMEAVYKRLNPHREVDGNGVDLEDPW; encoded by the exons ATGGGGGCGTTCCTGGACAAGCCCAAGACTGAGAAGCACAACGCCCACGGCGAGGGCAATGGTCTCCGTTATGGCTTGAGCAGCATGCAGGGCTGGCGGGTGGAGATGGAAGACGCCCACACCGCCACGGTGGGTCTACCCCAGGGCCTGGACAACTGGTCCTTCTTCGCTGTCTACGACGGCCACGCCGGCTCCCGCGTGGCTAACTATGCCTCTAAACACCTGCTGGGGCACATCATAACCCACAGCATGGGTCCCCCGGGCCCTGAGGGTGTCAGCCCAGCACCTGCACCCGCCGTGGAGATGGTCAAGATGGGGATCCGCACCGGCTTCCTGAAGATCGATGAGCACATGAGGAACTTCTCTGACCTGCGTAACGGCATGGACCGCAGCGGCTCGACGGCCGTGGCCGTGATGTTCTCTCCAGAGCACCTGTACTTCATCAACTGTGGTGATTCACGGGCCGTGCTCTACCGCAACGCGCATGTCTGCTTCTCCACGCTGGACCACAAGCCCTGCAACCcacgggagaaggagaggatccAGAACGCAGGCGGCTCCGTAATGATCCAGAGGGTGAATGGTTCCCTGGCCGTGTCCCGGGCCCTGGGAGACTACGACTACAAGTGTGTGGATGGGAAGGGTGCCACGGAGCAGCTGGTGTCCCCAGAACCCGAGGTGTTTGAGATCGAGAGGGCCCAAGAGGATGAGTTTGTGGTGCTGGCCTGTGACGGTATCTGGGACGTGATGACCAACGAGGAGCTGTGTAAGTTTGTCAAGTCCCGTCTGGAGGTGTCCCACGACCTGGAGAAGGTCTGCAACCAGGTGCTGGACACCTGCCTGCACAAG GGAAGTCGGGATAACATGAGTGTTGTTTTGGTGTGTTTTCCAAACTGCCCTAAAGTGTCAGAGGAGGCGGTGAAGAAAGATACAGAGCTGGATAAGTTTCTGGAGTCTCGCGTGGAAG agATCATAGAGAaggcaggagaggagggtattCCTGACCTGGTGACGGTCATGAGAAACTTGTCCTCAGAGAGCATCCCCAACCTGCCACCAGGGGGAGGCCTCGCCAGCAA ACACAGTGTTATGGAAGCAGTGTACAAGCGGCTGAACCCACACAGGGAAGTGGACGGG aATGGAGTAGACCTTGAGGACCCCTGGTAG
- the LOC129863173 gene encoding protein phosphatase 1B-like isoform X4, translated as MGAFLDKPKTEKHNAHGEGNGLRYGLSSMQGWRVEMEDAHTATVGLPQGLDNWSFFAVYDGHAGSRVANYASKHLLGHIITHSMGPPGPEGVSPAPAPAVEMVKMGIRTGFLKIDEHMRNFSDLRNGMDRSGSTAVAVMFSPEHLYFINCGDSRAVLYRNAHVCFSTLDHKPCNPREKERIQNAGGSVMIQRVNGSLAVSRALGDYDYKCVDGKGATEQLVSPEPEVFEIERAQEDEFVVLACDGIWDVMTNEELCKFVKSRLEVSHDLEKVCNQVLDTCLHKGSRDNMSVVLVCFPNCPKVSEEAVKKDTELDKFLESRVEEWSRP; from the exons ATGGGGGCGTTCCTGGACAAGCCCAAGACTGAGAAGCACAACGCCCACGGCGAGGGCAATGGTCTCCGTTATGGCTTGAGCAGCATGCAGGGCTGGCGGGTGGAGATGGAAGACGCCCACACCGCCACGGTGGGTCTACCCCAGGGCCTGGACAACTGGTCCTTCTTCGCTGTCTACGACGGCCACGCCGGCTCCCGCGTGGCTAACTATGCCTCTAAACACCTGCTGGGGCACATCATAACCCACAGCATGGGTCCCCCGGGCCCTGAGGGTGTCAGCCCAGCACCTGCACCCGCCGTGGAGATGGTCAAGATGGGGATCCGCACCGGCTTCCTGAAGATCGATGAGCACATGAGGAACTTCTCTGACCTGCGTAACGGCATGGACCGCAGCGGCTCGACGGCCGTGGCCGTGATGTTCTCTCCAGAGCACCTGTACTTCATCAACTGTGGTGATTCACGGGCCGTGCTCTACCGCAACGCGCATGTCTGCTTCTCCACGCTGGACCACAAGCCCTGCAACCcacgggagaaggagaggatccAGAACGCAGGCGGCTCCGTAATGATCCAGAGGGTGAATGGTTCCCTGGCCGTGTCCCGGGCCCTGGGAGACTACGACTACAAGTGTGTGGATGGGAAGGGTGCCACGGAGCAGCTGGTGTCCCCAGAACCCGAGGTGTTTGAGATCGAGAGGGCCCAAGAGGATGAGTTTGTGGTGCTGGCCTGTGACGGTATCTGGGACGTGATGACCAACGAGGAGCTGTGTAAGTTTGTCAAGTCCCGTCTGGAGGTGTCCCACGACCTGGAGAAGGTCTGCAACCAGGTGCTGGACACCTGCCTGCACAAG GGAAGTCGGGATAACATGAGTGTTGTTTTGGTGTGTTTTCCAAACTGCCCTAAAGTGTCAGAGGAGGCGGTGAAGAAAGATACAGAGCTGGATAAGTTTCTGGAGTCTCGCGTGGAAG aATGGAGTAGACCTTGA
- the LOC129863173 gene encoding protein phosphatase 1B-like isoform X2: MGAFLDKPKTEKHNAHGEGNGLRYGLSSMQGWRVEMEDAHTATVGLPQGLDNWSFFAVYDGHAGSRVANYASKHLLGHIITHSMGPPGPEGVSPAPAPAVEMVKMGIRTGFLKIDEHMRNFSDLRNGMDRSGSTAVAVMFSPEHLYFINCGDSRAVLYRNAHVCFSTLDHKPCNPREKERIQNAGGSVMIQRVNGSLAVSRALGDYDYKCVDGKGATEQLVSPEPEVFEIERAQEDEFVVLACDGIWDVMTNEELCKFVKSRLEVSHDLEKVCNQVLDTCLHKGSRDNMSVVLVCFPNCPKVSEEAVKKDTELDKFLESRVEEIIEKAGEEGIPDLVTVMRNLSSESIPNLPPGGGLASKME; this comes from the exons ATGGGGGCGTTCCTGGACAAGCCCAAGACTGAGAAGCACAACGCCCACGGCGAGGGCAATGGTCTCCGTTATGGCTTGAGCAGCATGCAGGGCTGGCGGGTGGAGATGGAAGACGCCCACACCGCCACGGTGGGTCTACCCCAGGGCCTGGACAACTGGTCCTTCTTCGCTGTCTACGACGGCCACGCCGGCTCCCGCGTGGCTAACTATGCCTCTAAACACCTGCTGGGGCACATCATAACCCACAGCATGGGTCCCCCGGGCCCTGAGGGTGTCAGCCCAGCACCTGCACCCGCCGTGGAGATGGTCAAGATGGGGATCCGCACCGGCTTCCTGAAGATCGATGAGCACATGAGGAACTTCTCTGACCTGCGTAACGGCATGGACCGCAGCGGCTCGACGGCCGTGGCCGTGATGTTCTCTCCAGAGCACCTGTACTTCATCAACTGTGGTGATTCACGGGCCGTGCTCTACCGCAACGCGCATGTCTGCTTCTCCACGCTGGACCACAAGCCCTGCAACCcacgggagaaggagaggatccAGAACGCAGGCGGCTCCGTAATGATCCAGAGGGTGAATGGTTCCCTGGCCGTGTCCCGGGCCCTGGGAGACTACGACTACAAGTGTGTGGATGGGAAGGGTGCCACGGAGCAGCTGGTGTCCCCAGAACCCGAGGTGTTTGAGATCGAGAGGGCCCAAGAGGATGAGTTTGTGGTGCTGGCCTGTGACGGTATCTGGGACGTGATGACCAACGAGGAGCTGTGTAAGTTTGTCAAGTCCCGTCTGGAGGTGTCCCACGACCTGGAGAAGGTCTGCAACCAGGTGCTGGACACCTGCCTGCACAAG GGAAGTCGGGATAACATGAGTGTTGTTTTGGTGTGTTTTCCAAACTGCCCTAAAGTGTCAGAGGAGGCGGTGAAGAAAGATACAGAGCTGGATAAGTTTCTGGAGTCTCGCGTGGAAG agATCATAGAGAaggcaggagaggagggtattCCTGACCTGGTGACGGTCATGAGAAACTTGTCCTCAGAGAGCATCCCCAACCTGCCACCAGGGGGAGGCCTCGCCAGCAA aATGGAGTAG
- the LOC129863173 gene encoding protein phosphatase 1B-like isoform X3: MGAFLDKPKTEKHNAHGEGNGLRYGLSSMQGWRVEMEDAHTATVGLPQGLDNWSFFAVYDGHAGSRVANYASKHLLGHIITHSMGPPGPEGVSPAPAPAVEMVKMGIRTGFLKIDEHMRNFSDLRNGMDRSGSTAVAVMFSPEHLYFINCGDSRAVLYRNAHVCFSTLDHKPCNPREKERIQNAGGSVMIQRVNGSLAVSRALGDYDYKCVDGKGATEQLVSPEPEVFEIERAQEDEFVVLACDGIWDVMTNEELCKFVKSRLEVSHDLEKVCNQVLDTCLHKGSRDNMSVVLVCFPNCPKVSEEAVKKDTELDKFLESRVEDTVLWKQCTSG, from the exons ATGGGGGCGTTCCTGGACAAGCCCAAGACTGAGAAGCACAACGCCCACGGCGAGGGCAATGGTCTCCGTTATGGCTTGAGCAGCATGCAGGGCTGGCGGGTGGAGATGGAAGACGCCCACACCGCCACGGTGGGTCTACCCCAGGGCCTGGACAACTGGTCCTTCTTCGCTGTCTACGACGGCCACGCCGGCTCCCGCGTGGCTAACTATGCCTCTAAACACCTGCTGGGGCACATCATAACCCACAGCATGGGTCCCCCGGGCCCTGAGGGTGTCAGCCCAGCACCTGCACCCGCCGTGGAGATGGTCAAGATGGGGATCCGCACCGGCTTCCTGAAGATCGATGAGCACATGAGGAACTTCTCTGACCTGCGTAACGGCATGGACCGCAGCGGCTCGACGGCCGTGGCCGTGATGTTCTCTCCAGAGCACCTGTACTTCATCAACTGTGGTGATTCACGGGCCGTGCTCTACCGCAACGCGCATGTCTGCTTCTCCACGCTGGACCACAAGCCCTGCAACCcacgggagaaggagaggatccAGAACGCAGGCGGCTCCGTAATGATCCAGAGGGTGAATGGTTCCCTGGCCGTGTCCCGGGCCCTGGGAGACTACGACTACAAGTGTGTGGATGGGAAGGGTGCCACGGAGCAGCTGGTGTCCCCAGAACCCGAGGTGTTTGAGATCGAGAGGGCCCAAGAGGATGAGTTTGTGGTGCTGGCCTGTGACGGTATCTGGGACGTGATGACCAACGAGGAGCTGTGTAAGTTTGTCAAGTCCCGTCTGGAGGTGTCCCACGACCTGGAGAAGGTCTGCAACCAGGTGCTGGACACCTGCCTGCACAAG GGAAGTCGGGATAACATGAGTGTTGTTTTGGTGTGTTTTCCAAACTGCCCTAAAGTGTCAGAGGAGGCGGTGAAGAAAGATACAGAGCTGGATAAGTTTCTGGAGTCTCGCGTGGAAG ACACAGTGTTATGGAAGCAGTGTACAAGCGGCTGA